The Staphylococcus simiae genome includes the window CCGTAAAGACTAAAGGTATCAATAAGACTAAACCAACTTCAAAAAATAATGCGATACCAACAATAAATGCAGCAACTAACATCGCCCATTGTACATGTTTTTGACCAAATTTATTAATGAGTGTGTCAGCGATCCGAGTGGCGCCTCCACCATCTGCCAGTAATTTACCCAAAATTGCACCTAATCCAAAAATTAATGCAATATGTCCGAGTGTACTACCCATACCTTTTTCCACTGTTTCCATAATTTTCGTTAGTGGCATACCAAGTAATAACGCAGTAATAATTGATGTAATAATTAATGACACAAAGGTATTTAATTTAAAGCCGATAATTAATCCAAGTAATATTATGATACCTAATACAACACTAATAATAGGCCATATTTCTGACAACATGACATCTCCTTCTTTCTTTACATAAAATAATTGATAACACTGGCATTGTATTACCAGTCATTCATGACGTAATGCTGAAGTAAAAATAGACAGTAACTGATTATTTTAAAATTTGTCTTATCAAACACATCATCCACTCTAGCTAGTAGTAACTATATTGTTGTTAATCACGCTAGCTACTCCTCAAAATGAAAAGTCAAAGTGTTAAATGCTTGATCATTGATATCAAACTAAGACATATACTTACGTTGAAAATCTGCAATTTGACTATAGTTATCTTTTAAAGAGCGACTTAAATCAATAAATATTGATACGAGTTGTTGATATATTTCAACATTGTCAGCCTGTGGTAAATGATTATGTGTGGCACCTACCATCTTTTCTACAATTGACAAATCTTCAATGTCACCAATAGCTTTCAGTCCTAGTACACAGGCACCTAGACAAGAACTTTCATAACTTTCTGGCACCATGAGTTCTGTATCAAAAATATCTGCCATCATTTGACGCCACACTTCACTTTTAGCAAATCCACCCGTAGCTTTAATCATTGTCGGCGATTCGTTCATCACTTCGACAAGTGCTAAGTAAACTGTATAAAGGTTATATAATACGCCTTCTAAAGCTGCACGTATCATATGTTCCTTTTTATGAGAAAGCGTTAAACCAAAGAACGAACCACGCGCATCTGCATTCCATAATGGCGCTCTTTCTCCTGCTAAATATGGATGGAAAATAAGTCCATCTGCCCCTGGATTGACACGACTAGCTATTTGGGTCAAGACATCATAAGGGTCAACGCCTAGTCGTTTAGCTGTCTCGACTTCGCTAGCAAGTAATTCATCTCGTAACCAACGTAGAACGACACCTCCATTATTAACCGGACCTCCAATGACATAATGATCTTCTGTTAAGACATAACAAAAGATACGTCCTTTATAGTCTGTACGTGGTTTATCAATAACCGTACGTATCGCACCAGATGTGCCAATCGTTACAGCGACTTCACCTTTGTTATAACTATTAACACCTAGATTAGATAGCACACCATCACTCGCACCAATAACAAATGGTGTATCTTCGTTGAGTCCCATCAAAGTGGCATAACGTTTTTTCATTCCTGTTAAAATGTGTGTTGTTGGTACAACTTTCGGCAATTGTTGTCTAGAAATGCCTAAAATTGCTAAAACATCGTCATCCCAGTCTAAGCGTTCTAAATTAAACATGCCTGTAGCTGATGCCATTGAATAATCAATCACATATTCATCAAACAACTGGTAAAAAATATATGTTTTAATATCTGCAAACATAGCCGTTTGCTCATAAATGTCTTGCAATTCATGTTTCATCCAAAATATTTTTGCTAACGGTGACATAGGATGAATGGGTGTACCAGTACGTTGATAAATTTCAAAGCCTTGGTGCTGTTCGTTTAACAATGTTGCATATTGAGACGCACGGTTGTCTGCCCAAGTAATATTATTTGTTAAACGTTTATGTTCGTCATTCATAGCAATCAAACTATGCATTTGGGCACTGAACGATACAAGCTTAATATCTTCAGGTGCAATATCCGCTTCTCTGACGACATATTTAATAGTCATCAATACTGCATCAAAGAGTTCATCAGGATTCTCTTCTGACACATCGACATTTGGAGTATGTAAATCATAACCAATGTTGTGCTTCATAATAAATTGGCCATGTTCATCATAAAGTACAGATTTGGTACTTGTTGTGCCTATATCGACACCTATCATGTATTTCATCGTACATCCTTCTTTCCTGTTAATTTAACCAAAAACCATCAATGTCTTTACCTACGTCATCAAAGTTTAAATGAAACGCTTCTTTTAAAATTTGAGCATCATATTGTTCCACAGCATCTATAAATACTTGATGATTATAATGGATGCGCTCAAAGTCTTGTGGATTATGTGCCATTCTTTGTCTCATCGATATTAAAATGAGCGACTCCATCACTGGTTTCAAATGATGCCAGAAAGATTTTAAATATTGATGATGGGAAGCTTTAATAAGTACTTCGTGAAACTCAAAATCATGTTTCGTGAATGATTCTACATCTTCAAATTGTACTGCCACTTTCATCATTTCAAGTTGCTTCTTCATTTCTTTGACAATTGCTGTGCGATCTTGATCTTTAAGACGAGAGAAGGCAAAAGACTCAAGCATTAGACGTAAGTCATAAAGCTCTTTTTTCTCTTGCTCAGCAAAAGGTAAGACTTGGGCTCCCATTCTTTCCAATTGAATTAATTGATCACGTTGTAATAGTTTAAATGCATCACGAACTGGAGAACGACTTACATTAAATTGTTTAGCAATTTGATTTTCCGTTAACAATGATTGTGGTTGAATATTGCCATTGACAATACCCAGTCTCAAATTAGCTGCGATGCCTTCTCCAGTTGTTAAACCTTCTAACCATTTTTCAGGGTAGCCATAAGTCATTATCTTCACTCCATTTCATTTCGCTATACTTGTATACAAGTATAGTAATATAATTATTTTCGTTTTGCAAGCGCTTACTTAATGTCGTAAGTTTAGACAATCTTCAATGATATAACGATAGTCGTTTTTAACTTTACTACTATATTTGTGAATTGACGCTCTAACGAGTGAATTCGTTTACAGTTTATGAGGATGATCCAGAGGATTTAAAAATATCTAAAAAGAGAAACGATAGAAACAATGATAGACAATGATTACTAAAGAATTTCACATCCTTATAGATCATTGCCCATCTTTAAAGATTATTAATTAAACATATCATTATTAAAGGTAGCAACTACCTATCATAGTCGCTACCTTTATTCATTAGAACCTAACTTACGCTCCATTGATTAGAAAAGACGATGTGTGCGCATCACCTATTCAGTCGATTGAGTCATCGATGTTTCATTTGTTGGCACTTTGCTTGATACTTCTATACAATAATGTCTTTCATGACAATTAGGGCAGTCAAACTGTCTCGTCTTAGTGGTATGAGGTGCTTTAATTACTTGCCAAACATTAGGCTTGAATATATGTTGGCAATTAGGGCACATGTACTTTACATTACGATAATAGTAATACGTTACTGCCAAACTATATGGTACTGCTACTGCTAACGTACCCACAAAAAGCCATTTATTCTTCATAACAATTGCACTGAATATACCACTATAATGCCTACGATGCCAGCACTTATCCAAATATGTCGTCTCATTTTCTGTACGTCATCGTTTAGTTTCATTGTTTGTTCTATGTCCACTAAATGTGATATTGGAGAAGTTGACTGATGGCTAACATATTGCTTTAGTTGTTGAATCGTTTGCATTTTTTCTTGTTGTTGCTGTATTTGTTGCGATAATTGCTGTTCTTTCAAAGCCAACATCGTCTTGAGTGTCGTTAGTGTACTTTCTTCTGACATCAACATTTTAATATCATTTAACGAACATCCTACATCTTTTAAAAATAATATTAATTGCAATTGTTGTACTTGTTCTTCTGTGTAGTAGCGTCTATTCCCTTCTGTTATACCAGCTGGTTTTAACAGTTCTTTGCGATCATAATACTGGATAGTTCTTACTGTAACATGGCATAAATCAGCTAACTCTCCTGTAGTATATGTCGACATAGCTATCACCTCCTACACTCAAAGTACTTTATGACGCAACGTCACGAGCAAATATTTTTCAGTCATTTATTCATATTTTATCGCTAGTCACTAATTTCTGAATGAATTTGTTGCATTTTATTTTCTACATCGGTAATTTCTGATGCACATTGTTTCAATAAATCTTTATAGTTTTCCGTTTCTGCATCGTTTTTATAGCGTATTTTATGTTCTAAACTTGCCCACATATCCATACCAATCGTTCTTATTTGTATTTCTACTGGGACGATTTCTACACGTTCTGCTAAAAATACTGGAATACTAACAACAATATGCAAACTACGATATCCATTGTCTTTCGGATGCTTAATGTAGTCTTTACGCTTCATCAACTTAACATCTTCTTGTTTTAATAACATTTCTTCAACAACATAAATATCTTCTAAATAATTACAGACCACACGTATACCGGCAATATCCATAATATTTTCTTTAGCACTAGCTGCACTAATTTCTAATCCTTTACGCTTTAATTTTTCTATTAAACTACGCATTTCTTTGACTCTACGTTCCATGTGATGGATTGGATTGTGTTTATACATATGATTAAAATTATCATCTAAAATACTTAATTTTGTACTTATTTCTTGTAGGGCTGATGAATAAATATGATCCAATTCTACAAACCCTAGTAATGTATCAAATGCTTCATCACCATCTTGAAACATATTCAAACTATTCTTAAAATCATTGCGTAAATCTTCTAAATATAATGATGGTTTGCGTTCAACATACATGTCAATTACCTCCGATATTTTATCAACTACATTGTACCTAACATTTAACCAAGTTGATAATGATACCCTATACAACTTTAGAAGTAATATAAAAAAACAAGACAGTGAAAATGTGATATAAAGTCATCATTCTCACTGCCCTGTTCATATTCAAGCGTTCGTCTATTATTAATTTTTTTATCATTGTGTGAGTAGATGAACAATCGTCGCCTAACCCAAATTAAAGCTTATTACATAGTCACGTTGCATAATATCTGTATGTTCATAGGCATCTAATTGTTCTTGTGTTAGCATACGGTACCACTGTTTCGCTTGTTTTGTAGCAATAGGTATCACGTCTTTTTCTGTATACCCTTGTGCTAACATGCTGTTTGCTATCGTTATCGCTTTTTGTCGTTGTATCGGTTCAAAATCTTCCCATTGTTTTGGGTAATTATTTAGATTCATTGTCTTCTTTTAACCTTCTCTTCCATATTTTTTAGACTGACGTCATTGTTCTTTCAGACAAACGTTAGTCTTCCTTGTTTTTTAATTTAAATCATTAACCGTACTACTATTAAGTTGGATATGCATTAAAGCTGCTTGAATATAATTATATTGTGGTAAGTCCCGTAATGTAGTTATTGATAAATCTGTACCTAGTTCAAAATATTTGGCAATATTTTCGAAAGCAACTAAATACTCTCCCATTTGCTGATCATCAATCGTATATCTATGACGATTATTCATTGCTCTATTTAACATAAAACTAATTTCTTCTAATGCATAAATACTCGGATAATATGCTTGTGTCTTTTGCTTATCACTAAATAATTCGCCGTTAGCTGCACTATACACTTGAGTCATATTATTCATTCTCACTGATAAATGTAATGATTCTGTTTTTTGATAACGTTCATTTTGATAGCCATTACTTGAGAATAAATATTGGAACATTATGGCCTCTTTACGAACCACCTCTGCAATAACAGTTGGTAATAAAGAAGATGCCGTACGTTGTCCTAAGATAAACAATCCAATTATTGCGATAATAACACCCATAATGACGTCGATTAATCGTGGAAATGCAATATTTATTGTTAAATTTTGAGAAGCTAAACCATTTAATAAAATGACTTGAATGGTAATAAATATTACCGCAAAAGCATAGTTTGCTCCAACGAACATTTCAGTTAACATAGCTGCTATCCCCATAGCGATAACCGCAATCGGTGTAGGTAACGTCACTAATAAGATAACTGATAATGCTAGAACACCTAATACTGTTCCTAGACCACGTGCTATACCTCTTTCTAAAGAATGGATTGTAGAAGTTCCAAGAAGTGTTGTATGTGCTGATAGTGGAATCCAATACGCTTTGTCAAAATCAAACATGAGTGCAATAAAAATCGCTGCCATCATAATAGCTGAATAACGCAACGTATTTCTAAATACTAATGAATCTAATGTTAAATTTTGATATATACGTTTCGTATATAAAGGGGTGCGTATTTCTGCTTCGTGTTCTATACGATGTGAATCTGCATGAATCATTTCATCGATTTTTAAGATATGATGTAGTAATCCATCAAATTGAGGTATAACATCGATTTCTTTACCCCAAACATTTTCACTTAAATCCTCTTTTTTCACTTTTTTTATAATATAATCCATCATTTCTATAATATCTTGAGGTAAGGGTCTAATATTTTTGGCATTTAACTCTAGTAATTCTGAATAAATACCTTGTGCTGATGTATGTAGTAATAATAATTTTTGAAAATTAGTACTTAATTTACCATTTTTTGAGTTAGAAGTAATTAATAATTTGTCTGATGCTTTAAATACATTCACAGCAGATTTAGTTACTTCTTCAAATTCACTTTGGTTATTATAACTATGTAATAGTCGACTTAATAAATCGAAATCATCATTAATTGCTTGTTGTTCAGTCTTATCTTTAGTAACTATGATCGTTAAGATGACGGCAATTGTCGCTAAAACACCACCAACTAAAATTCCAAAGGCACGAAACAATGCATCTTCTGGTGCGATAGGAAGATTGATTGGCAAACTAAACGTTACAATAAAAAATGTCGAAGACGGTCCTGCTATTTTTAATGCTGTAAAAATATAAAACGGTATGACAGTTACAATTAATAATAAAATACCAAATAATAATGGCTCATTAGCTGTCAAAGTACCTAATATCATACAAAATGCAAAGGCAATATTACATAATATTACTGTACGCAACATTGACTTAGGTGAGCCTTTGAAAACATAAATATGCGCTAACGTTCCGGTGGCTACTAATAAACCAAATTGGAAATTTCCGAGTAAATATCCAAGAAGTGCTGGAATCACCATTAGTAAGCCTTGTCTAATGCCTCTATAAACATCTATATTTTTAGTGTTAAATTTAATCAACGCTTTCAAAAAAGATGTCATTGCAGCTTCTCCTTTCCTAGTTTAATTGTTAAAAAAATGTAAATCTAACTATTATTTTAATTTGTCACTATTCTTTTTAAAGAAACAACGTTTCTCATTATACCACTTTATGTGTATTAATCTATCTTTAAAAAACTTTAAATTGTAATTTTTTTAATAAAAATAGACAAGCCTTACGTAAAATTGGTAAGACTTGTCTATTTAATACATTTCATGAGTTACTTTTGCGCAATTTTATCGTCGCTAACGACCAGTGCTTTATCCGGTTTGATGAAGAACCACATTACAATAGCAATGACTGCTGGGACAATTAATAATTGGAACGTCATAGTCCAACCTAATTTATCTACAAAGAAACCAGCTAGTAATGGACTAAGCAAAGCACCAACATTACCCCATAAGTTCATCCACCCTGATACTGTACCAGAGAAGTTACGTCCTAAGTCAGTAGCTGCAGCCCAACTCATACCCATAGAAACACCTACACCACCAAGACATAACGATAACCAGAAGATACTTACATATAGATTTTCAGTATGAACTGCAAAAACCACAGAAACTGAAAACACTATGAATCCAACAATGGCAATGACACCACGTGCCACAAATTTTGAACTACCTAATCTTAATACACTGTCAGAAATTGCTCCTGCAGATAAAATTAAGAAGAACATGATTAACCATGGTAACGAACTAATTGCCATACTCTTGAAGTTGACGTGAAATTGTTCAGCTAAGTATGTCGGTAACCAAATTAAGAATAATGAAATAACGAATTGTACTACAAAATATTGAATCGCTATCGCATAAAAACTAAAGTGACTTAAGAAATTTTTCCATGGTGGTAAAGATTTTTCAGTTGCCACAATGTCACGATTTTCCATAATGAAACGTTTTTCTGCTTCGTTAACCATTTTGTGTTGTTCTGGTAAGTCTTTAGCAATGATTGCCCATAAAATAGCTATTAAAATACCTACTATACCGAATATGTAAAATACTGCTTGCCAGTTAAATGTATTTACAATGGCAATTGTTACGATAGGTGCAAGCACAGGACCGAAATATGATCCGGCAAGTAATGCACTTGATGCACGACCTTTTTCATTTTTAGCAAACCAAAATGAATTGAACACAGCGTTAGATGGATACATAGGTGCTTCTCCAACACCAAATAAGAATCTAACCAAATAAATTAAACCATGATGCTTAATCATACCCGTTAGAATTGTAAATGCACTCCACCATACTAATGCAATGGTAATCATTTTGCGTGGTCCAAATTTTTCAGCTAACATACCTGAAGGAACTTGCATTAATGCATAACCTAATGAGAAGAATGATGCTAATAGACCAAAT containing:
- a CDS encoding GntR family transcriptional regulator; the protein is MTYGYPEKWLEGLTTGEGIAANLRLGIVNGNIQPQSLLTENQIAKQFNVSRSPVRDAFKLLQRDQLIQLERMGAQVLPFAEQEKKELYDLRLMLESFAFSRLKDQDRTAIVKEMKKQLEMMKVAVQFEDVESFTKHDFEFHEVLIKASHHQYLKSFWHHLKPVMESLILISMRQRMAHNPQDFERIHYNHQVFIDAVEQYDAQILKEAFHLNFDDVGKDIDGFWLN
- a CDS encoding FUSC family protein codes for the protein MVIPALLGYLLGNFQFGLLVATGTLAHIYVFKGSPKSMLRTVILCNIAFAFCMILGTLTANEPLLFGILLLIVTVIPFYIFTALKIAGPSSTFFIVTFSLPINLPIAPEDALFRAFGILVGGVLATIAVILTIIVTKDKTEQQAINDDFDLLSRLLHSYNNQSEFEEVTKSAVNVFKASDKLLITSNSKNGKLSTNFQKLLLLHTSAQGIYSELLELNAKNIRPLPQDIIEMMDYIIKKVKKEDLSENVWGKEIDVIPQFDGLLHHILKIDEMIHADSHRIEHEAEIRTPLYTKRIYQNLTLDSLVFRNTLRYSAIMMAAIFIALMFDFDKAYWIPLSAHTTLLGTSTIHSLERGIARGLGTVLGVLALSVILLVTLPTPIAVIAMGIAAMLTEMFVGANYAFAVIFITIQVILLNGLASQNLTINIAFPRLIDVIMGVIIAIIGLFILGQRTASSLLPTVIAEVVRKEAIMFQYLFSSNGYQNERYQKTESLHLSVRMNNMTQVYSAANGELFSDKQKTQAYYPSIYALEEISFMLNRAMNNRHRYTIDDQQMGEYLVAFENIAKYFELGTDLSITTLRDLPQYNYIQAALMHIQLNSSTVNDLN
- a CDS encoding MFS transporter — encoded protein: MKEKRTNVRWMFALAFFIIGVIAYMDRANISYIAQQMMDDLGMTKTQFGLLASFFSLGYALMQVPSGMLAEKFGPRKMITIALVWWSAFTILTGMIKHHGLIYLVRFLFGVGEAPMYPSNAVFNSFWFAKNEKGRASSALLAGSYFGPVLAPIVTIAIVNTFNWQAVFYIFGIVGILIAILWAIIAKDLPEQHKMVNEAEKRFIMENRDIVATEKSLPPWKNFLSHFSFYAIAIQYFVVQFVISLFLIWLPTYLAEQFHVNFKSMAISSLPWLIMFFLILSAGAISDSVLRLGSSKFVARGVIAIVGFIVFSVSVVFAVHTENLYVSIFWLSLCLGGVGVSMGMSWAAATDLGRNFSGTVSGWMNLWGNVGALLSPLLAGFFVDKLGWTMTFQLLIVPAVIAIVMWFFIKPDKALVVSDDKIAQK
- the gntK gene encoding gluconokinase, whose translation is MKYMIGVDIGTTSTKSVLYDEHGQFIMKHNIGYDLHTPNVDVSEENPDELFDAVLMTIKYVVREADIAPEDIKLVSFSAQMHSLIAMNDEHKRLTNNITWADNRASQYATLLNEQHQGFEIYQRTGTPIHPMSPLAKIFWMKHELQDIYEQTAMFADIKTYIFYQLFDEYVIDYSMASATGMFNLERLDWDDDVLAILGISRQQLPKVVPTTHILTGMKKRYATLMGLNEDTPFVIGASDGVLSNLGVNSYNKGEVAVTIGTSGAIRTVIDKPRTDYKGRIFCYVLTEDHYVIGGPVNNGGVVLRWLRDELLASEVETAKRLGVDPYDVLTQIASRVNPGADGLIFHPYLAGERAPLWNADARGSFFGLTLSHKKEHMIRAALEGVLYNLYTVYLALVEVMNESPTMIKATGGFAKSEVWRQMMADIFDTELMVPESYESSCLGACVLGLKAIGDIEDLSIVEKMVGATHNHLPQADNVEIYQQLVSIFIDLSRSLKDNYSQIADFQRKYMS
- a CDS encoding GTP pyrophosphokinase, which translates into the protein MYVERKPSLYLEDLRNDFKNSLNMFQDGDEAFDTLLGFVELDHIYSSALQEISTKLSILDDNFNHMYKHNPIHHMERRVKEMRSLIEKLKRKGLEISAASAKENIMDIAGIRVVCNYLEDIYVVEEMLLKQEDVKLMKRKDYIKHPKDNGYRSLHIVVSIPVFLAERVEIVPVEIQIRTIGMDMWASLEHKIRYKNDAETENYKDLLKQCASEITDVENKMQQIHSEISD